The Sporomusa termitida genome has a window encoding:
- the nspC gene encoding carboxynorspermidine decarboxylase: MKINTPYYLIDEKKLLRNLQIIQQVQQLSGARSVLALKCFSTWCVFDLMREYMAGTTSSSLYEARLGFEKFGKETHAYCVGYSQADILAVAEFADKIIFNSVSQLDQYYDTVKSAKLGLRVNPGFSHSHFDLADPARKYSRLGVTDRAALAEQLPRLSGLMFHYNCENDDFAAFSEQLDLIGDSYGDFLQALEWVSLGGGLYFTQAGYPLDKFSQKLADFADRFNIQVYLEPGESAITGCTELVTSVVDIVHNEMDIAIVDASVEAHMLDLLIYRLAAKMETTGPGRHTYMVAGRSCLAGDVFGTFDFAEPLAIGSQIRFADAAGYTMVKKNWFNGLQMPAIAVRRLDGTIEVVRQFTYPDFLNNLS; this comes from the coding sequence ATGAAGATTAATACCCCCTATTACCTCATTGATGAGAAAAAGCTATTGCGTAATCTGCAGATTATTCAGCAGGTGCAGCAGCTCTCGGGGGCCAGGTCGGTACTGGCGCTGAAGTGTTTCTCCACCTGGTGTGTCTTTGATCTGATGCGCGAGTATATGGCAGGCACCACCTCCAGTTCTCTCTATGAGGCGAGGCTGGGTTTCGAAAAATTCGGCAAGGAAACACATGCTTATTGTGTCGGCTATTCACAGGCCGATATCCTGGCTGTGGCCGAATTTGCCGATAAGATTATCTTTAATTCGGTTTCCCAGTTGGATCAATATTATGATACAGTAAAATCAGCCAAGCTGGGATTACGCGTAAATCCCGGGTTTAGCCACTCTCATTTTGATCTGGCCGATCCGGCCCGCAAGTATTCGCGCCTGGGGGTGACGGACAGGGCGGCGCTGGCCGAGCAGCTGCCCCGGCTTAGCGGTCTGATGTTTCATTACAACTGTGAAAACGATGATTTTGCCGCGTTTTCAGAGCAGCTTGATTTGATCGGCGACAGCTATGGCGATTTTTTGCAGGCGCTGGAATGGGTAAGTCTGGGCGGTGGCTTATATTTTACGCAAGCGGGCTATCCGCTGGACAAGTTCAGCCAAAAACTGGCAGACTTTGCTGACAGGTTTAATATTCAGGTGTATTTGGAACCCGGGGAAAGTGCGATTACCGGCTGTACCGAGCTGGTTACCAGTGTGGTTGACATCGTGCATAACGAAATGGATATTGCTATTGTTGATGCTTCGGTTGAGGCGCATATGCTGGATTTGTTAATCTACCGGCTTGCAGCCAAAATGGAGACAACCGGCCCCGGCAGGCATACCTATATGGTGGCCGGGCGCTCGTGCCTGGCAGGCGATGTTTTTGGCACCTTTGATTTTGCCGAACCATTGGCAATTGGCAGCCAAATCCGTTTTGCCGATGCCGCCGGCTACACAATGGTAAAGAAAAACTGGTTCAATGGCCTGCAGATGCCGGCGATTGCCGTGCGCAGGCTAGATGGTACGATTGAGGTTGTGCGTCAGTTCACTTACCCGGATTTCTTAAATAATTTATCTTAA
- a CDS encoding class I SAM-dependent methyltransferase has translation MRDNKTSQAAADYDVNVDKTIPRYHLFHDEILDLVKAAVPRPSAWLDTGCGTGTLIVKAMAEFGSTRFVAADPAPAMLQLAAEKLANSKVSFVLAGSEDLDYTDNFDVITAVMVHHYLDAAGRRQATGNCYRMLKPGGIYITFETIQPDTAAGTQIGLARWRRTQVLNGKSPEAADRHISRYGTELQPVTLAAHRQLLTAAGFSPVEVFWVSGMQAGFYGIK, from the coding sequence ATGCGTGATAATAAGACTTCGCAGGCAGCCGCGGATTATGATGTAAATGTTGACAAAACGATTCCCCGCTATCATTTATTTCATGATGAAATTCTGGATCTGGTCAAAGCAGCTGTGCCCCGGCCCTCGGCCTGGCTTGACACCGGCTGCGGGACTGGCACGCTTATTGTCAAGGCAATGGCCGAGTTTGGCTCAACCCGGTTTGTGGCTGCAGATCCGGCGCCCGCGATGCTGCAGCTTGCTGCGGAAAAACTGGCAAATAGCAAAGTCTCTTTTGTATTGGCAGGCAGTGAGGATTTAGATTATACGGACAATTTTGATGTGATTACCGCCGTTATGGTTCATCATTATTTAGATGCGGCCGGCCGCCGGCAAGCGACCGGCAATTGTTACCGGATGCTCAAACCGGGTGGTATCTATATTACCTTTGAGACCATTCAGCCTGATACGGCAGCAGGCACACAAATCGGTCTTGCGCGCTGGCGGCGGACTCAGGTACTGAACGGTAAAAGCCCGGAGGCAGCGGACAGGCATATCAGCAGATATGGAACTGAACTGCAGCCGGTCACCCTTGCGGCCCACCGGCAGCTGTTGACTGCAGCCGGCTTTTCCCCGGTTGAGGTCTTCTGGGTTTCCGGTATGCAGGCCGGCTTCTATGGGATAAAGTAA
- a CDS encoding saccharopine dehydrogenase family protein: protein MRKNVLIVGAGGVGHVVAHKCAMNNDVLGDICIASRTQQKCDAIIDSVLRKNHLQDPAKKLYSRAVNAMDVPAVIELIKDTKSEIVINVGQAYVNMSVLEACIETGAVYMDTAIHEDPDKVCEDPPWYANYEWKRKERCQDKQITAILGVGFDPGVVNAWCALAQKEYFDTIDTIDILDVNAGSHGKYFATNFDPEINFREFRKVWTWIDRKWVLQKVHSIKVDYEFPVVGTCSVYLTGHDELHSLSKNINANSIRFWMGFGEHYLNVFSVLTNLGLTSEKPVKIAAGVEIAPLKVLKALLPDPSSLAVDYTGKTCIGNFISGTKDNQPRQIFIYNTCDHAECYQEVESQAISYTAGVPAAAAAILVARGDWDVKQMVNVEELDPTPFIELLATMGLPTEVIEAPKPFVVPVIESLDSI from the coding sequence ATGAGGAAAAATGTTTTAATTGTTGGTGCTGGTGGCGTGGGTCATGTGGTAGCTCACAAATGCGCGATGAATAATGATGTTTTGGGTGATATCTGTATCGCTTCACGTACCCAGCAAAAGTGCGACGCAATTATTGACAGCGTACTGCGCAAAAATCATTTGCAGGACCCGGCGAAAAAACTGTATTCGCGGGCAGTCAACGCCATGGATGTTCCGGCTGTGATCGAATTAATCAAGGACACCAAGTCGGAAATCGTCATCAATGTCGGGCAGGCTTATGTGAATATGTCGGTGCTGGAGGCGTGCATCGAAACCGGTGCCGTGTATATGGATACGGCGATCCATGAGGATCCGGACAAGGTCTGCGAGGACCCGCCCTGGTATGCCAACTATGAATGGAAACGTAAAGAGCGCTGTCAGGACAAGCAGATCACGGCAATTTTAGGGGTCGGCTTTGATCCGGGCGTTGTTAATGCCTGGTGCGCGCTCGCGCAAAAGGAATATTTTGATACAATCGATACCATTGATATACTGGATGTTAATGCCGGCAGCCACGGCAAGTATTTTGCCACAAATTTCGATCCCGAGATTAATTTCCGTGAATTCAGGAAAGTGTGGACCTGGATTGACCGCAAATGGGTACTGCAAAAAGTTCATTCGATTAAAGTGGATTACGAATTTCCGGTCGTGGGAACCTGTTCCGTATATCTGACCGGACATGACGAACTGCACTCATTGTCTAAAAATATTAATGCGAATTCTATTCGGTTTTGGATGGGGTTTGGCGAACATTACTTAAACGTGTTCTCGGTGCTGACCAATCTTGGCCTTACCTCGGAGAAACCGGTTAAAATAGCGGCAGGCGTGGAGATTGCGCCCCTCAAGGTACTGAAAGCGCTCTTGCCTGATCCGTCCTCATTGGCAGTTGATTATACCGGTAAAACCTGCATCGGCAATTTCATCAGCGGCACCAAAGACAATCAGCCGCGCCAAATCTTCATTTACAATACCTGTGACCATGCCGAATGCTATCAGGAAGTGGAATCCCAGGCCATCAGCTATACGGCCGGGGTCCCGGCCGCGGCCGCGGCCATCTTAGTCGCCCGCGGCGACTGGGATGTTAAGCAGATGGTCAATGTGGAAGAGCTTGATCCTACACCTTTTATAGAACTGCTGGCGACAATGGGCCTGCCTACAGAAGTTATTGAAGCACCGAAACCCTTTGTAGTGCCGGTTATTGAATCATTAGATTCTATTTGA
- a CDS encoding MFS transporter, which translates to MADSVKAGVFRFRYILLAIISFCYSIQYLDRVNTNILLPFISKDIGMSNYEIGIGAALMLVFYGPSQVVTGWVCDKIGSRKVLIFSIIAWSALTYLQSTVHSVSEWYIRMVLFGIMVGTEFIPSARLIVRYFPPLQRARAQSILSWAWIITPAWAPMVSTLLFTLYGNEWREIFKLLGLIGVIPLILVILFVFDHPEQNRFVKKQEALEAYEDEIKQGIITAEDVQKGDVKIIAKKSQGLNVSFSKILQTPGYIPLVFVYVAAQLAFWGVMVWSAQYLIQVHGFSVMKMGVWASIYFIGGALGSFASAWVSDKILGGRRKPMIILCFACMIPFIVILATLTKGVSPFVLLLTLTGAGFFSNMVWGPAITLPADMFPVESYGKAMGGVNCIAYMAAAASPFIMGGLIKIDPVTKSADYFYAWLWVAFTALLGVVAASMLVDRQRLKTAASGKTVAS; encoded by the coding sequence ATGGCAGACTCCGTAAAAGCCGGTGTTTTTCGGTTCCGGTATATTTTATTGGCAATCATTTCCTTCTGCTATTCCATTCAATATCTGGACAGAGTCAATACCAATATTCTCTTACCCTTTATCAGCAAGGATATTGGCATGAGCAATTATGAAATCGGGATTGGCGCAGCCCTGATGCTGGTTTTCTATGGACCTTCCCAGGTGGTAACCGGCTGGGTATGTGACAAAATCGGCTCTCGTAAAGTCCTGATATTCTCTATTATTGCCTGGAGCGCCCTGACCTATTTGCAGTCTACAGTGCATAGCGTCAGTGAATGGTATATACGAATGGTACTGTTCGGCATTATGGTGGGAACTGAATTTATTCCGTCAGCGCGGCTGATTGTCCGTTATTTCCCACCGCTGCAACGGGCCCGGGCCCAAAGCATTCTTTCCTGGGCCTGGATCATTACCCCCGCCTGGGCACCAATGGTCAGCACGTTACTGTTTACGCTGTATGGCAACGAATGGCGGGAAATCTTTAAACTGCTTGGTTTAATCGGTGTTATCCCGCTTATTCTGGTTATCTTGTTTGTTTTTGACCATCCTGAACAAAACCGCTTTGTGAAAAAGCAGGAGGCGCTGGAAGCCTACGAGGACGAGATCAAGCAGGGAATTATTACCGCCGAAGATGTCCAAAAAGGCGATGTGAAGATTATTGCCAAAAAATCTCAGGGCTTGAATGTTTCTTTCAGCAAAATCCTGCAAACCCCGGGCTATATCCCCCTGGTTTTTGTATATGTGGCTGCTCAGCTGGCCTTTTGGGGTGTTATGGTCTGGTCGGCACAATATTTGATTCAGGTACACGGATTCAGCGTTATGAAAATGGGCGTCTGGGCCTCAATCTACTTTATTGGCGGTGCGTTAGGATCATTTGCCAGCGCCTGGGTCAGCGACAAGATCCTGGGCGGTCGCCGCAAGCCAATGATTATTCTGTGTTTTGCCTGCATGATTCCTTTTATTGTTATTCTGGCAACCCTGACCAAAGGAGTTTCGCCATTTGTATTATTGTTAACACTTACCGGTGCCGGATTTTTCTCCAACATGGTCTGGGGACCGGCTATCACCCTGCCGGCCGATATGTTCCCGGTAGAGTCTTACGGCAAGGCCATGGGGGGCGTAAACTGCATTGCCTATATGGCAGCCGCAGCCTCTCCTTTTATTATGGGCGGCTTAATCAAGATCGATCCGGTCACAAAATCAGCCGACTATTTCTATGCCTGGTTATGGGTTGCCTTCACCGCCCTGCTGGGGGTTGTTGCCGCCAGTATGCTGGTGGACAGGCAGCGGCTGAAAACCGCAGCCAGTGGAAAAACTGTCGCCTCCTGA